One stretch of Tepidibacter hydrothermalis DNA includes these proteins:
- a CDS encoding THUMP domain-containing class I SAM-dependent RNA methyltransferase, with translation MKDVTLIAPCFFGVEKTLKREIENLGYEIQKVEDGRVTFKTDNYGICKSNLWLRTAERVLLKVGEFEARSFEELFQNTKKLPWHKYIKKDAVFPVSKASSIKSKLYSVPDIQSIVKKAVVENLKQEYKVNWFDENSDEKYPIYVFIHKDKVTISIDTCGQALHKRGYRENASKAPIRETLAAALVSLTPWKQDRILVDPFCGSGTILIEAAMMGLNMAPGLNREFLSENWSILGKKLWWKARKEAFEMMKTDVDFKIYGYDIDDEVLEIAKENARLADVDNYIKFEKQDARDLKSDYEYGFVITNPPYGERLEDKDSVKQLYKEISLPFKKLDTWSFYIITAYNEFEDAFGRKADRKRKLYNGMLRSDLYQYYGPKPSKK, from the coding sequence ATGAAAGATGTAACTTTGATAGCACCATGCTTTTTTGGAGTTGAAAAAACACTTAAAAGAGAAATTGAAAATTTAGGTTATGAAATACAAAAAGTAGAAGATGGAAGAGTAACTTTCAAAACAGATAATTATGGTATCTGTAAATCAAATTTATGGCTTAGAACAGCAGAAAGAGTATTATTAAAGGTTGGAGAATTTGAAGCAAGAAGTTTTGAAGAACTATTTCAAAATACTAAAAAATTACCTTGGCATAAATACATAAAAAAAGATGCTGTTTTTCCAGTGTCAAAAGCTTCTTCTATAAAATCTAAATTGTATAGTGTTCCAGATATACAATCTATAGTAAAAAAAGCTGTAGTTGAAAATTTAAAACAAGAATATAAAGTTAACTGGTTCGATGAAAATAGCGATGAAAAGTATCCTATATATGTATTTATACACAAGGATAAAGTTACTATATCAATAGATACATGTGGACAAGCACTTCATAAAAGAGGATATAGAGAGAATGCTAGTAAAGCACCTATTAGAGAAACTTTAGCTGCTGCTCTTGTTTCATTAACACCTTGGAAACAAGATAGAATATTAGTAGATCCATTTTGTGGTTCAGGAACTATTTTAATAGAAGCAGCGATGATGGGACTTAATATGGCTCCAGGACTTAATAGAGAATTTTTATCAGAAAATTGGAGTATATTGGGCAAAAAATTATGGTGGAAAGCTAGAAAAGAAGCTTTTGAAATGATGAAAACTGATGTGGATTTCAAAATATATGGATATGATATAGATGATGAGGTTCTCGAGATAGCTAAAGAAAATGCTAGACTTGCAGATGTAGACAATTATATTAAATTTGAAAAACAAGATGCTAGAGATTTAAAAAGTGACTATGAATATGGATTTGTTATAACGAATCCTCCGTATGGTGAAAGATTGGAAGATAAAGATAGTGTAAAACAATTATACAAAGAAATATCTCTTCCTTTTAAGAAGTTGGATACATGGTCATTTTACATAATAACAGCTTATAATGAATTTGAAGATGCATTTGGAAGAAAAGCTGATAGGAAAAGAAAGTTATATAATGGTATGTTAAGAAGTGATTTATATCAATACTATGGACCTAAACCTTCAAAAAAATAA
- the larE gene encoding ATP-dependent sacrificial sulfur transferase LarE — protein MTALEKLEVLKNNLSKLNNLTVAFSGGVDSTFLLAIAKEVLKENVLAVTVNAFIHTDREIKESIDYANKINVKHNVLNINEINIKEFIDNVPERCYFCKKEIFTQIMKISKQNNIINIADGSNVDDLSDFRPGMKALKELGILSPLKEAGLTKQEIRDLSKILDIPTWNKPSFACLASRIPYNHKITLEKLNMIEKSEEFISQLGFKQFRVRHHGEIARIELPKSDILKFVESDASNKVCKYLKSLGFNYVTIDLLGYRTGSMNEVL, from the coding sequence TTGACAGCACTTGAAAAATTAGAAGTATTAAAAAATAATTTAAGCAAATTAAACAATTTAACTGTAGCTTTTTCAGGAGGAGTTGATAGTACATTTCTTTTAGCAATAGCAAAAGAGGTCCTTAAAGAAAATGTATTAGCTGTAACAGTTAATGCGTTTATCCATACTGACAGAGAAATTAAAGAATCTATAGATTATGCAAATAAAATAAATGTTAAACACAATGTCTTAAATATAAATGAAATAAACATTAAAGAATTTATAGATAACGTTCCAGAAAGATGTTATTTTTGCAAGAAAGAAATATTTACACAAATAATGAAAATATCTAAACAAAATAACATAATTAATATAGCTGATGGGAGCAATGTCGATGATTTAAGTGATTTTAGACCAGGAATGAAAGCTTTGAAAGAACTAGGAATACTTAGTCCTTTAAAAGAAGCCGGTCTTACAAAACAGGAGATTAGGGATTTATCTAAGATATTGGATATACCAACTTGGAATAAACCATCTTTTGCTTGTCTTGCATCTAGAATTCCTTATAATCATAAAATAACTCTGGAAAAACTTAATATGATAGAGAAAAGCGAAGAGTTTATTTCTCAATTAGGATTTAAACAGTTTAGAGTTAGACATCATGGCGAAATAGCAAGAATAGAATTACCAAAAAGTGATATTTTAAAATTTGTAGAATCAGATGCATCAAATAAAGTTTGTAAGTATCTAAAATCTCTGGGATTTAATTATGTAACTATTGATCTTTTGGGGTATAGAACCGGAAGCATGAATGAGGTCTTATAA
- a CDS encoding NCS2 family permease: MQKTTEVVSKSNIERVFKLSENNTNIKTEIIAGITTFMTMAYILIVNPSILSAAGMDFGALFTATALSSIIATLVMAFYANLPFALAPAMGPNAFFAFTVVLTMGYSWEFALTAVFLEGIIFLILTFFNIREAILNSIPMQLKKAVSVGIGLFIAFLGLVNSGIVISGKFINDQGQLDGLPVSIGHISSGPALLAIIGLIITGFLLSRNIKGALLIGIVITTIIGIPMGVTVIPDGFKIFSTPPSLSPILFKLEWNNIFSVDMIIVLFTFLFVDLFDTVGTLVGVATKANMLDEEGNVPNAKQALLADAIGTTVGALFGTSTVSTFVESAAGVADGGRTGLTALSTAIMFIIALFLSPLFIMIPSAATAPALILVGLFMMSPIKEIDFDDLTEAIPAFLTIIMMPLTYSISEGIVFGILSYVILKLLNGKQKQITPLLYVISFLFIVKIVLG; the protein is encoded by the coding sequence ATGCAAAAGACAACTGAGGTTGTATCTAAATCAAATATTGAGAGGGTATTTAAATTAAGTGAAAATAATACTAACATAAAAACTGAAATAATAGCAGGTATTACAACGTTTATGACAATGGCATACATATTAATAGTAAATCCAAGCATATTGTCTGCTGCTGGAATGGATTTTGGAGCTTTATTTACAGCAACAGCTTTATCATCTATTATTGCAACTCTTGTAATGGCATTCTATGCAAACCTGCCATTTGCTTTGGCTCCAGCTATGGGACCTAATGCTTTTTTTGCTTTTACAGTAGTTTTAACTATGGGTTATTCATGGGAATTTGCACTTACAGCTGTATTCTTGGAAGGTATTATATTTTTGATACTTACGTTTTTTAATATTAGGGAAGCTATTTTAAACTCTATACCAATGCAATTAAAAAAAGCTGTTTCTGTTGGAATAGGATTATTTATAGCGTTTTTAGGCCTTGTAAATTCAGGTATAGTAATTAGTGGTAAATTTATAAATGATCAAGGACAATTGGACGGACTACCAGTCTCTATAGGACATATATCTTCTGGTCCAGCGTTACTTGCTATAATAGGTCTTATTATAACAGGGTTTTTATTATCTAGAAATATTAAAGGAGCTTTATTAATAGGTATAGTAATTACTACAATAATAGGTATCCCTATGGGAGTAACGGTTATACCAGATGGTTTTAAAATTTTTAGCACACCACCTTCTTTGTCTCCTATATTATTTAAACTTGAATGGAATAATATATTTTCGGTAGATATGATTATTGTTTTGTTTACATTCTTATTTGTTGATTTATTTGACACTGTTGGTACATTAGTAGGGGTTGCTACAAAGGCAAATATGTTAGATGAAGAAGGAAATGTACCTAATGCAAAGCAAGCATTATTAGCAGATGCTATAGGTACAACTGTAGGAGCCTTATTTGGAACAAGTACGGTATCAACTTTTGTAGAAAGTGCAGCTGGAGTTGCAGACGGAGGAAGAACCGGTCTTACAGCTTTATCTACAGCTATTATGTTTATAATAGCACTATTTTTATCTCCTTTATTTATAATGATACCTTCAGCTGCGACAGCTCCTGCATTAATATTGGTTGGGCTATTCATGATGTCTCCTATAAAAGAAATAGATTTTGATGATTTGACAGAAGCTATCCCAGCTTTTTTAACTATAATTATGATGCCACTTACTTATAGTATATCTGAGGGTATTGTATTTGGAATATTAAGTTATGTAATCTTAAAACTATTAAATGGTAAACAAAAACAAATAACACCTTTACTATATGTAATATCATTTTTATTTATAGTAAAAATAGTATTAGGATAA
- a CDS encoding aminotransferase class IV → MQIEGKYYIVNGIIHNTYEKTNFSEGINNSIYEVVRVIGGKVLFLEEHLERLFKSAEILGFKLNSSKERIVKNINIVIDKNNYKNINIKLIFSDLDKEEQKSMIFCIKSYYPDKKMYETGINTIIYHSEREKPNAKVGNNKLREKVNNELKSKNAFEALLVNKEGVITEGSRSNMFFVKGEIIYTAPPKSVLLGVTRNRVVNICKNLNIKIKEICIDENDIFCLDGAFMTGTSVNVLPIKSIEKCNLNSTNNSIIKKISKEYENSINEYLYKK, encoded by the coding sequence ATGCAAATTGAAGGAAAATATTATATTGTGAATGGAATAATACACAATACATATGAAAAAACAAATTTTTCAGAAGGCATTAATAATAGTATATATGAAGTGGTAAGAGTAATAGGTGGAAAGGTTTTATTTTTAGAAGAACATCTTGAAAGACTATTTAAATCTGCGGAAATACTTGGATTTAAGTTAAATTCATCTAAAGAAAGAATAGTGAAGAATATAAACATAGTAATAGACAAAAATAATTATAAGAATATTAATATAAAATTAATATTTAGTGATTTAGATAAAGAAGAACAAAAGTCAATGATTTTTTGTATAAAAAGTTATTATCCAGATAAGAAAATGTATGAAACCGGTATAAATACTATAATATATCATTCAGAACGAGAAAAACCAAATGCTAAAGTAGGAAATAACAAATTGAGAGAAAAAGTAAACAATGAACTAAAATCAAAAAATGCATTTGAAGCTTTGCTTGTAAACAAAGAAGGGGTGATAACAGAAGGAAGTAGATCGAATATGTTTTTTGTTAAAGGGGAGATTATATACACTGCTCCTCCTAAGAGTGTATTATTAGGAGTTACTAGAAATAGGGTAGTTAATATATGCAAAAATCTAAATATAAAAATAAAAGAAATTTGTATAGATGAAAATGATATATTTTGCTTAGATGGCGCTTTTATGACAGGAACTTCGGTTAATGTTTTACCTATTAAGAGTATAGAAAAATGCAATTTGAATTCTACTAATAATTCTATAATAAAAAAAATAAGTAAAGAGTATGAGAATAGTATAAACGAATATTTATATAAAAAATAA
- a CDS encoding peptidoglycan-binding domain-containing protein: protein MKKIIISTILSLGIALIPLHINTANAYTQINSSLLLKTGIRNQNVVLLQNRLKELGYFPANPTGYYGSITKQSVLNFQKANNLVADGIAGKNTIQKLNSLNIKNTPSVTRGSSTTSSNWSWFSKIQYAIPRGATFEVLDIYSGKSFKANRTYGTNHIDAETISEYDTSIYKSVFGGNWSWSKRPIVVTYNGISLPASMAGMPHAGNDNAPSAAYTTWRSDGYGAGTNLDAIKNNGMHGVFDIHFIGSRTHSSNRVDNVHQNNIKIAQKYIGK, encoded by the coding sequence ATGAAAAAAATAATAATATCTACTATATTAAGTTTAGGAATTGCGTTGATCCCCTTACATATTAATACTGCTAATGCCTATACTCAAATCAATAGTTCATTATTACTTAAAACTGGTATACGAAATCAAAATGTTGTCCTTTTACAAAATCGTCTAAAAGAATTAGGATATTTTCCTGCTAATCCTACAGGTTATTATGGAAGTATAACAAAGCAGTCAGTTCTAAATTTTCAAAAGGCTAACAACTTAGTAGCAGATGGTATAGCTGGAAAGAATACAATTCAAAAACTAAACTCATTGAATATTAAAAACACCCCTTCTGTAACAAGAGGAAGTTCGACAACATCATCTAATTGGTCATGGTTCTCAAAAATTCAGTATGCAATCCCCAGAGGTGCTACATTTGAAGTACTCGATATATATTCTGGAAAATCATTTAAAGCTAATAGAACATATGGAACTAATCATATAGATGCAGAAACTATAAGCGAATATGATACTTCTATATATAAAAGTGTATTTGGTGGAAATTGGTCTTGGAGTAAACGTCCAATTGTAGTTACCTATAACGGAATATCACTCCCAGCTTCTATGGCAGGTATGCCTCATGCAGGAAATGATAACGCGCCTTCAGCAGCTTATACTACTTGGAGAAGTGATGGTTATGGCGCTGGTACTAACTTAGATGCAATCAAAAATAATGGAATGCACGGAGTATTTGATATACATTTTATAGGTAGTAGAACTCATAGTAGTAATAGAGTAGATAATGTACATCAAAACAATATAAAAATAGCTCAAAAATATATAGGTAAATAA
- a CDS encoding XapX domain-containing protein: MEALIISLKATSAGVILGAICQKLKLPLPAPPVFAGLMGILGVIIGGKIAQILF; encoded by the coding sequence ATGGAAGCATTGATAATATCATTAAAAGCAACTTCTGCAGGAGTAATATTAGGAGCTATATGTCAAAAACTAAAATTACCTTTACCAGCACCTCCTGTTTTTGCAGGATTAATGGGTATTTTAGGAGTAATAATTGGTGGTAAAATAGCACAAATTTTATTTTAA
- a CDS encoding DUF1427 family protein, translating into MNDVKVILLSLLTGIITGIIFTILKFPLPAPPTIQAFMGIFGVWLGAFIIKKIEEYR; encoded by the coding sequence ATGAATGATGTTAAAGTAATATTATTATCTTTATTGACAGGAATTATAACGGGAATTATATTTACGATTTTAAAATTTCCCTTACCAGCGCCTCCGACCATTCAGGCCTTTATGGGAATATTTGGAGTTTGGCTGGGTGCATTTATAATAAAAAAAATTGAAGAGTATAGATAA
- a CDS encoding NCS2 family permease, protein MKSTVQKNTNALDKFFELRENKTNIKTEILAGFTTFMTMAYALLVIPNLLKFSGMNALGARGDEAAVLTILNDPVIGSAFTGTCIVSAIGTLIMALYANLPFAVAPGIGLTAFFSFSVCLNLGYTWQQGLAAVMISGILFIIITATSIREKIVECLPVNIKTAITSGIGLFITLIGLKGGGIVVSDPGTLIKFGDFTDKAVILTLVGIIIMGILMAKNIKGAMLISIILTTIIGIPMGITNIDGLKLITAPPSVSHTFMAMDFKGLLNTSGAGVIGTITSIIMVVLTFSLVDLFDTIGTLVGTAQKANMIQEDGSIKNMKKALLADAVATTISSMFGGTTTATYIESTAGIAEGGRTGLTSMVVGILFLCSLFLGGIVGIVPSQATSPALIIIGVLMIESIKEVDFSDLTEAIPAFFTIVIMPFTYSIANGIAAGVIFYPIMKLGTGKHREVHPIMYILSILFILRFILLPE, encoded by the coding sequence ATGAAATCAACAGTTCAAAAAAATACCAATGCATTAGATAAGTTTTTTGAACTAAGAGAAAATAAGACAAATATTAAAACGGAAATCTTAGCTGGATTTACTACTTTTATGACTATGGCTTATGCTCTTTTAGTAATCCCTAATCTCTTAAAGTTTTCAGGTATGAACGCATTAGGAGCAAGAGGAGACGAAGCTGCTGTACTAACTATACTAAATGACCCTGTAATAGGATCGGCTTTTACAGGAACGTGTATAGTATCTGCGATTGGGACATTAATAATGGCTTTATATGCTAATCTACCATTTGCAGTAGCACCAGGAATAGGATTAACAGCATTTTTTTCTTTTAGTGTATGCTTAAACTTAGGATATACATGGCAACAAGGACTGGCAGCAGTTATGATATCTGGAATATTATTTATAATAATAACAGCAACATCCATTAGAGAAAAAATCGTAGAATGTCTTCCTGTTAATATAAAAACTGCAATAACTTCAGGAATTGGTCTTTTTATAACATTAATAGGTTTAAAAGGAGGAGGTATCGTAGTCTCAGATCCAGGAACTTTGATTAAATTTGGTGATTTTACAGATAAAGCAGTAATATTAACTTTAGTAGGAATAATAATAATGGGAATATTAATGGCTAAAAATATAAAAGGGGCTATGTTAATATCTATAATACTTACAACTATAATAGGTATACCTATGGGAATTACGAATATAGATGGATTAAAACTAATAACAGCACCACCATCAGTATCACACACTTTTATGGCTATGGATTTTAAGGGATTATTGAATACTAGCGGAGCAGGAGTTATAGGAACTATTACTAGCATAATAATGGTTGTGTTAACTTTTAGTCTGGTAGATTTATTTGATACAATAGGTACTCTAGTAGGAACGGCTCAAAAGGCTAATATGATCCAAGAGGATGGAAGCATTAAAAATATGAAAAAGGCACTTTTAGCAGATGCAGTAGCAACAACTATTAGTTCTATGTTTGGTGGTACTACTACAGCGACATATATAGAATCTACTGCTGGAATAGCAGAAGGTGGAAGAACCGGATTAACATCTATGGTTGTAGGAATTTTATTTTTATGTTCACTATTTTTAGGTGGTATTGTAGGTATAGTACCATCACAGGCAACATCTCCCGCACTAATAATAATAGGAGTACTAATGATAGAATCTATAAAAGAAGTTGATTTTTCAGATTTAACAGAAGCAATACCTGCTTTTTTCACAATAGTTATTATGCCATTTACTTATAGTATAGCAAATGGTATTGCAGCTGGAGTAATATTTTATCCTATAATGAAATTAGGAACAGGAAAACATAGGGAAGTTCATCCTATAATGTACATATTATCTATATTATTTATACTAAGATTTATATTGTTACCTGAATAA
- a CDS encoding acetate uptake transporter, translated as MNTNETKIVKISNADPSALGLFGLAMVTLVASSQKLGLTEGVSFVIPWAIFLGAFAQLFACINDSKKGNVFGTTAFGGYAFFWFAVGTSWLIQNGVFGEKLAAGVDVKQLGFAFLGYLIFTLFMTIGAMETHKVLFTIFVLIDFLFIGLTLSTFGIMPEFAHEIAAISELLISIVSFYGSAASVLNLHFGRVFLPVGKPFGIFKK; from the coding sequence ATGAATACTAATGAGACAAAAATTGTAAAGATTAGTAATGCAGATCCATCTGCACTAGGATTATTCGGGTTGGCTATGGTAACTCTTGTAGCATCATCTCAAAAATTAGGACTTACTGAGGGAGTATCGTTTGTAATTCCTTGGGCAATATTTTTAGGAGCATTTGCGCAATTGTTTGCTTGTATTAATGACTCAAAAAAAGGAAATGTTTTCGGAACAACTGCTTTCGGAGGATATGCATTTTTTTGGTTTGCAGTTGGAACTTCATGGCTTATTCAAAATGGAGTGTTTGGCGAAAAGTTAGCTGCTGGAGTAGATGTTAAACAACTTGGATTTGCTTTTTTAGGATATTTAATATTTACTTTATTTATGACTATAGGTGCTATGGAAACTCATAAAGTTTTATTTACAATATTTGTATTGATAGATTTCTTGTTTATAGGATTAACTTTAAGTACATTTGGAATAATGCCTGAATTTGCTCATGAAATTGCTGCAATTTCAGAATTACTTATTTCAATAGTATCTTTCTATGGTTCTGCAGCTTCTGTGTTGAATCTTCATTTTGGAAGAGTATTTCTTCCGGTTGGAAAACCTTTTGGAATATTCAAAAAATAG
- a CDS encoding zinc ribbon domain-containing protein has protein sequence MNKIIKLDQKYNLMNKIENKIKYIQKYPKLSEMRTKLQKINNLEKIYMKELGTLKEKTVLLENDLKNKEYELDKMNKDLYSGLIKDIKLLENIKNKETNLEKSKEIVEQDFISNMDEMENLNIKIEKCKIKSEELQQIIKNLDEKIIKKIDEYTYKLNVNLDQIEALRSEINNDELIRYDNIKNKYKNALVKVENNICGGCNVELFMNKISKLDNNEIIECENCGRLMYK, from the coding sequence ATGAATAAAATTATAAAACTAGACCAAAAATACAATTTAATGAATAAAATTGAAAACAAGATAAAGTATATTCAAAAATATCCAAAATTATCAGAAATGAGAACAAAATTACAAAAAATAAATAATCTTGAAAAAATATATATGAAAGAACTGGGAACTTTAAAAGAAAAAACTGTATTATTGGAGAATGATTTGAAAAATAAGGAATATGAACTAGACAAAATGAATAAAGATTTATATAGTGGATTAATAAAAGATATAAAATTGCTTGAAAATATAAAAAACAAAGAAACAAATTTAGAAAAATCAAAGGAAATAGTTGAACAAGATTTTATCAGCAATATGGATGAAATGGAAAATCTAAACATTAAAATAGAAAAGTGCAAAATTAAATCTGAAGAATTACAGCAAATTATTAAAAATTTAGATGAAAAAATTATTAAAAAAATAGATGAGTATACATATAAATTAAATGTAAATTTAGATCAGATAGAAGCATTGAGAAGTGAAATAAATAACGATGAGTTGATTAGATATGATAATATTAAGAATAAATATAAAAATGCTTTGGTTAAAGTTGAGAATAATATATGTGGAGGATGTAATGTGGAACTCTTTATGAATAAAATTAGTAAGCTAGATAATAATGAAATTATTGAATGTGAAAACTGTGGTAGATTAATGTATAAATAA
- a CDS encoding Nif3-like dinuclear metal center hexameric protein: MYIKDIVKIFENKYPKSLAYNWDNVGLIIGNEMDSVSKIMLTLEATQAVIDEAVENKVDLIITHHPFIFKGLKKINTSTTKGTDIYKLIRNKISVYSAHTNFDIAYDGLNDEIAKRLDLKDVLVLDTTYDQKLYKIAVYVPVSHQECIRKTMADMGCGNIGNYSDCSFTFEGVGRFKPLNESNPYIGIKNEIETVEEVKIESICEESKLSEAINNIIKAHPYEEVAYDIYELKNKGKKYGLGRIGQLKNSMKFKELSEIVKKSLNINEIRVTGNLEDDVNKIAIVSGSGSEFINNAYNMGADVLITGDVKYHDAQNALELGIKVIDAGHFGSENIFSDIVEEYLQNKFENIEVLKSKSNINPFVTI; encoded by the coding sequence ATGTATATTAAAGATATAGTAAAAATATTTGAGAATAAATATCCTAAATCATTAGCTTATAATTGGGATAATGTAGGCTTAATCATAGGAAATGAAATGGATAGTGTATCAAAAATTATGTTAACATTAGAAGCTACTCAAGCAGTTATAGATGAAGCTGTAGAAAATAAAGTAGATTTAATAATAACTCATCATCCGTTTATATTTAAGGGATTAAAAAAAATAAATACATCTACAACAAAAGGAACTGATATATATAAATTAATAAGAAATAAAATTAGTGTTTATTCAGCACATACTAATTTTGATATAGCTTATGATGGATTAAATGATGAAATAGCTAAGAGGTTAGATCTAAAGGATGTTCTTGTCTTAGATACTACATATGATCAAAAATTATATAAAATAGCTGTATATGTTCCAGTATCTCACCAGGAGTGTATAAGAAAAACTATGGCAGATATGGGATGTGGAAATATTGGAAATTATAGTGATTGCTCATTTACTTTTGAAGGTGTAGGCAGATTTAAACCTTTAAATGAATCGAATCCTTATATAGGAATTAAAAATGAAATAGAGACTGTAGAAGAGGTTAAAATAGAAAGTATATGTGAAGAAAGTAAATTAAGTGAGGCTATAAATAATATAATAAAAGCACATCCATATGAAGAAGTTGCATATGATATATATGAATTAAAAAATAAAGGCAAAAAATATGGACTTGGACGAATTGGGCAATTGAAAAACTCTATGAAATTTAAAGAATTATCAGAAATTGTGAAAAAATCACTAAATATAAATGAAATAAGGGTCACAGGAAATTTAGAAGATGATGTAAATAAGATAGCTATAGTAAGTGGGTCAGGATCTGAATTTATCAATAATGCTTATAACATGGGAGCAGATGTTTTAATTACTGGAGATGTAAAGTATCATGATGCTCAAAATGCTTTAGAATTAGGTATAAAGGTTATTGATGCTGGTCATTTTGGAAGTGAAAATATATTTTCAGATATAGTTGAGGAATATTTACAAAATAAATTTGAAAATATAGAAGTATTAAAATCAAAATCTAATATAAATCCATTCGTTACAATATAA
- a CDS encoding tRNA (adenine(22)-N(1))-methyltransferase — translation MKLTPRLEAVANLVSHNAKIADIGTDHGYIPVYLMKKDKIKGAIAADINKGPLENAKKEIISSNLESKIELRLGSGLSVLKVGEVDEVVIAGMGGVLISKLIESEFEIAKRLNNMILQPMQASSELRKYLYENGFDIKEEILVKEDFRIYEIMVVKYDGIKRSQEDEIYYEVGRGLLRNKNCLILEFIDKKISEYSKIIKKIEGKEGQKIESKIYGCRAKIQKLEELKDNVY, via the coding sequence ATGAAATTAACTCCAAGATTAGAAGCAGTAGCTAACCTAGTTAGTCATAATGCAAAGATAGCAGATATAGGAACTGATCATGGTTATATACCTGTATACTTAATGAAAAAGGATAAGATAAAAGGTGCAATAGCAGCTGATATAAATAAAGGACCATTAGAAAATGCAAAAAAAGAAATTATATCAAGTAATCTAGAATCTAAAATAGAGTTGAGATTAGGAAGCGGACTTAGTGTATTAAAAGTAGGAGAAGTGGATGAAGTTGTAATAGCTGGAATGGGAGGAGTTTTAATAAGTAAATTAATAGAAAGTGAATTTGAAATAGCAAAAAGACTAAACAATATGATATTACAACCCATGCAGGCATCTTCTGAGCTTAGAAAATATTTATATGAAAATGGATTTGATATTAAAGAAGAAATTCTAGTGAAAGAAGATTTTAGAATTTATGAAATAATGGTAGTAAAGTACGATGGTATAAAAAGATCTCAAGAAGATGAAATTTATTATGAGGTTGGAAGAGGGCTTCTAAGAAATAAAAATTGTTTGATTTTAGAATTTATAGATAAAAAAATAAGCGAATATTCAAAGATAATAAAAAAAATAGAAGGAAAAGAAGGTCAAAAAATAGAATCTAAAATATATGGATGCAGAGCTAAAATTCAAAAGCTTGAGGAGTTGAAGGATAATGTATATTAA